The following proteins are encoded in a genomic region of Oncorhynchus kisutch isolate 150728-3 linkage group LG4, Okis_V2, whole genome shotgun sequence:
- the ccdc85a gene encoding coiled-coil domain-containing protein 85A, which produces MEKGTQPQLMAKSAESPAEELSKISDEELVKWRKEELVRRLRRAEAEKMGVMLDHGNLIREVNRRLQQHLTEIRGLKDVNQKLQEDNQELRDLCCFLDDDRQKGKRVSREWQRLGRYSAGLMRKEVSLYLHKLKELEQRQGEVIRENLELKELCILMDEERGEGGGAVRGAGCRSSIDSQSSLSQTGGATTCLLRDVGDGSSNSSAGSTDNPDHPHQKPPTQGSGLGSNPGSNHDKPEGPGPESTGRRHSSTPDYHTFPQACRPRGGSLTSPDPWGLRGPCSPEKHGKSPTRLEAKAQSKPSSADMLAQKQLLGAGQGLGPNQGPDQSSPDLSQRHRGNPVVVGAGCGSPEAKQALPGTPEHLRKGRVIVGSPEVLRHQNLHHSPSSEHGKGRYSSSPPAGREGVQRRTTGDELSPHHRSIYNGMNALISAGCCTNTCRSVKIWDSFDAS; this is translated from the exons ATGGAGAAGGGGACGCAGCCCCAGCTGATGGCCAAGAGCGCAGAGAGTCCAGCGGAGGAACTCTCCAAGATAAGCGACGAGGAGCTGGTGAAGTGGAGGAAAGAGGAGCTGGTGCGGCGGTTACGGAGGGCAGAAGCCGAGAAGATGGGCGTCATGCTTGACCACGGAAATTTGATCCGGGAGGTGAACCGGCGACTCCAGCAGCACCTGACAGAGATCCGGGGTTTGAAG gaCGTGAACCAGAAGTTGCAGGAGGATAACCAAGAGCTGCGGGACCTGTGCTGTTTCCTTGATGACGACCGTCAGAAGGGCAAGCGTGTGTCTCGGGAGTGGCAGCGCCTGGGACGCTACAGCGCTGGCCTCATGAGAAAAGAGGTGTCCCTTTACCTGCACAAACTGAAGGAGCTTGAGCAGCGCCAGGGAGAGGTGATCAGAGAGAACCTGGAGCTCAAGGAGCTGTGTATTCTAATGgacgaggagaggggagaagggggaggagcagTGCGGGGTGCAGGGTGCAGAAGTTCCATCGACAGCCAGAGTAGTCTGTCTCAAACTGGGGGGGCTACAACGTGCCTGCTCCGAGATGTGGGGGATGGGAGCAGCAACTCCAGTGCGGGGAGCACGGACAACCCCGACCACCCCCATCAAAAGCCCCCTACCCAGGGTTCCGGGCTGGGCTCCAACCCTGGCTCTAACCATGACAAACCAGAGGGCCCAGGCCCAGAGTCTACAGGCCGTCGCCACAGCTCCACCCCAGACTACCACACCTTCCCACAAGCCTGCAGGCCCCGCGGGGGGTCCCTCACCAGCCCTGACCCCTGGGGCCTCCGGGGACCCTGCAGCCCAGAGAAACACGGCAAATCCCCTACTAGACTGGAGGCCAAGGCTCAGTCCAAACCCAGCAGTGCTGACATGCTGGCCCAGAAACAGCTCTTAGGGGCTGGGCAAGGGCTAGGGCCAAACCAGGGTCCGGATCAGTCAAGTCCAGACCTCTCACAGAGACACAGGGGTAATCCGGTCGTGGTTGGGGCTGGATGTGGGAGCCCTGAGGCCAAACAGGCACTGCCGGGGACACCAGAGCACCTGAGGAAGGGTCGGGTGATAGTGGGGAGCCCTGAAGTGTTACGACACCAGAACCTCCACCACAGCCCCAGTTCAGAGCACGGGAAGGGGAGGTACAGCAGCAGCCCCCCAGCAGGCAGGGAGGGGGTACAGAGGAGGACCACTGGAGACGAGTTGTCCCCTCACCACCGCAGCATCTACAACGGCATGAACG CTCTCATATCTGCTGGCTGCTGCACCAACACCTGTAGGAGTGTGAAGATTTGGGACAG CTTTGATGCCTCCTGA